The Bos indicus x Bos taurus breed Angus x Brahman F1 hybrid chromosome 15, Bos_hybrid_MaternalHap_v2.0, whole genome shotgun sequence genome includes a window with the following:
- the LOC113904869 gene encoding LOW QUALITY PROTEIN: olfactory receptor 10A6-like (The sequence of the model RefSeq protein was modified relative to this genomic sequence to represent the inferred CDS: substituted 1 base at 1 genomic stop codon) codes for MKRQNQSSVVEFILLGFSNFPELQGQLFGIFLIIYLLTLIGNVVIIVVICLEQSLHVPMYLFLXNLSVVDVSISAVIMPEMLVVLSNEKTSISFVSCFAQMYFILFFGGTECFLLGAMAYDRFAAICSPLSYPMIMNKRVFMKLVTGSWTLGFMLGTVQTTWVSSFPFCGPSEINHISCETPAVLELACADTFLFEIYAFTGTILIIMVPFMLIILSYIRILFAILKMPSTTGRQKSFSTCASHLTSVTLFYGTASMTYLQPKSGYSPEAKKLMSLSYSLLTPLLNPLIYSLRNSELKRALIKLWQRKVDLHTF; via the coding sequence atgaaaaggcaaaatcaaaGCTCTGTGGTTGAGTTTATCCTCTTGGGCTTTTCTAACTTTCCTGAACTCCAAGGGCAGCTCTTTGGGATTTTCTTGATTATTTATCTGCTGACACTGATAGGAAATGTCGTCATTATAGTTGTCATCTGCCTGGAACAGAGCCTGCATGTTCCCATGTACCTGTTTCTCTAAAACCTGTCTGTGGTGGATGTTAGTATCAGTGCAGTCATTATGCCTGAAATGCTGGTGGTTCTCTCCAATGAAAAAACGTCAATTTCGTTTGTGAGCTGCTTTGCAcagatgtattttattcttttttttggtgggactGAATGTTTTCTCCTAGGGGCAATGGCTTATGACCGATTTGCTGCAATCTGCTCTCCTCTGAGCTACCCAATGATTATGAACAAACGAGTTTTTATGAAATTAGTTACAGGCTCATGGACTTTGGGTTTCATGTTAGGTACTGTGCAAACAACATGGGTTTCTAGTTTTCCCTTTTGTGGCCCCAGTGAAATCAATCACATCTCTTGTGAAACTCCAGCAGTGCTAGAGCTGGCATGTGCAGACACATTTTTGTTTGAAATCTATGCCTTCACTGGCACCATTTTGATTATCATGGTTCCTTTCATGTTGATAATTCTGTCTTACATTCGAATTCTCTTTGCCATTCTGAAGATGCCATCAACCACTGGGAGGCAAAAGTCCTTTTCCACATGTGCCTCCCATCTCACATCTGTTACCCTCTTCTATGGCACAGCCAGTATGACTTACTTACAACCTAAATCTGGCTACTCCCCAGAAGCCAAGAAGCTGATGTCCTTGTCTTACTCACTTTTAACACCTCTGCTGAATCCACTGATCTACAGTCTAAGGAACAGTGAGCTGAAAAGAGCTTTGATAAAATTATGGCAAAGAAAAGTGGATTTACATACATTCTGA